ATCGGTTATAACGACATATGGCGCCACACCTTTTAATTTTTTTATAATTATATTCATATTTTCATATTTCGTTTCACAAAGCAACGCAGCTTCTTCTCTATTCAAATTTAAAACCTCAAGCCCATGAAAATATTTTTTTAATTTCGAAAGTCCCTGTTTCAATTCTCCTCCGCCGGGATTATACATCATTTTTATCTTATTCTTCTTAGCGTAAACCAAAATTTTGGAAAGAAGTTTTATGTTTCCGCCAAGAGATGTCATATAAAACCAATCCGGCTTCTCTCCTTTAGGTAAAAAATCCAATGCATTGCTTGCTCCGCGATAAACCAAAATGCTTCGCTGACCCGTACCCAAAAGCAAAAGAGTGGAATAAGATGTCTGCCTATTCTTATCTTTTTGCAAAAGTGCAGTATTAATTCTCTTTTCTTTTAACGTACGTTCTATCTCGCCACCAAATAAATCATTTCCAATCCGCGTCATCACAGAAACATCCATTCCCAAATTAACAAAAGTTACAGCACAATTTGTTGCTCCTCCTCCGGTATCAATAAAAACTTCTTGCACTTCGTTTTTAGAACCCAAAGCAAGACACTCTCCAATGCCGGTTACAAATTTTTCTGATTTCATTTCTTTAAATGCGCTACTTTTTAAATAAACATCCAAAGTAGCGCTACCAATTGTAATTATCTTCGACATATTTAACAAATTGGTTTTCTATATATCATAATTATTTATACTTTATTTCTGCTCCCACAAACTATTATTCTATGCTCTACCGCACGTTGCAATTCATCACGAGCAGGTCCAAGCAATTTTCGCGGATCATAAGCGCCCTTATCTTTTGCGACTGTTTCGCGAAGCGTCGCATTAAATGCCAAGCGCAAATCAGTATCTGTATTTACTTTTCTAATACCAAATTTTATTGCGTTTTTTAATAAAATGTCACCCAAACCTCGCGCATTAGTCAGTTTTGCGCCATATTTTTTTGCTTTTTGCACATACTTTTGATCTACTTGACTCGCTCCATGCAAAACCAACGGAACTTTTACCAATTCTTTTATTTCTTTCAATCGATTAAAATCAAGCCTTGGCTTTCCCTTAAATTTGCAAGGTCCATGCGCTGTGCCGATTGATATAGCCAGCGCATCACATCCGGTTTTCTTTACAAAATCCTTTGCTTGTTCAGGGTCTGTAAAAAAAGCTTGCTTTTCACTTACTGAGACCAAATCTTCAATTCCCTCTATTGCGCCGATTTCCGCTTCAACGCTAACACCTTTTCTATGAGCCATCGCTACAACCTCTTTTGTCTTTTTTATATTTTGTCCATATGGAAAAGTTGAAGCATCTATCATTACCGAAGTATAACCGGAATCAATTGCCTGTTTTATAACTTTTAGGTCCTTTCCGTGATCAAGATGTAAAACAACCGGCACAGATGCTTTTGCTGCAACATTAACCATTGCCACTAAATAATCCATTCCCGCATATTGTATAGCTCCTTCCGAAGTCTGTATAATTACCGGCGATTTTAGCTTTACTACTCCACGTATTATTGCCTGCAGTATCTCCATGTTGTTTATATTAAAAGCAGGCACTGCGTATTTGCCCCGTTCTGCATCAGTTAAAACCTTTTTTAATGTCACTAACATATAACAAATGATTAATTTTTATTCTTATTATATTTTACCACAAATAAAAAAGCAGCACTATTCTGCTGCTAAAAAATCAAAGACGACACATCGTTAAGGCCAAGACCTTCTTGAATATCTCTTTCCAAAATAATCTCAAAATGCAAAGCAATATCTATCAAAAAACGCTTCACTCCTTCCAACGGTTCTGTTGGATATTTTCCACTTGGAGATAAAACACCGGACGCGATAAGCTCTGGCGCACCAATCTTTCCATCTTCTCCACCGTGAATTGACAGACGCACCACTTTTTCATCGGCTAAACGCAAAACTTTGAGATTAAAAAATCCCGCATGAGAAACGGATGAACTCATTATCACACATCCGCGAACACCAGATAACTCATAAGAGCCATTTTGTCTATCTCCACTTATCTGTAAAGATCTTTCCC
The window above is part of the Parcubacteria group bacterium CG10_big_fil_rev_8_21_14_0_10_36_14 genome. Proteins encoded here:
- the fba gene encoding fructose-1,6-bisphosphate aldolase, class II, whose protein sequence is MLVTLKKVLTDAERGKYAVPAFNINNMEILQAIIRGVVKLKSPVIIQTSEGAIQYAGMDYLVAMVNVAAKASVPVVLHLDHGKDLKVIKQAIDSGYTSVMIDASTFPYGQNIKKTKEVVAMAHRKGVSVEAEIGAIEGIEDLVSVSEKQAFFTDPEQAKDFVKKTGCDALAISIGTAHGPCKFKGKPRLDFNRLKEIKELVKVPLVLHGASQVDQKYVQKAKKYGAKLTNARGLGDILLKNAIKFGIRKVNTDTDLRLAFNATLRETVAKDKGAYDPRKLLGPARDELQRAVEHRIIVCGSRNKV